A window of the Nycticebus coucang isolate mNycCou1 chromosome 3, mNycCou1.pri, whole genome shotgun sequence genome harbors these coding sequences:
- the NFILZ gene encoding NFIL3 like protein: MDVGLLDLPEASQDRSKTLWGCRGRAPTVRRQREFMPDEKKDTVYWEKRRKNNEAAKKSREKRRLNDAAIEDRLAALMEENTLLRAELRALKLHFGLLQPTAGPRALPLQALLWESPWTGDPLPGAEWLSSLPASHGCLLRPCSLDAGIPGCQSCLLASKWTGLAASPRTPQQSASSAPSRIDMALQTALPATLFSCHLLDGQVRPRPELRPCWGLWSPMLPGFQASGPPDMLLTSTDDPIGLPPGVTCPLPGNSSEGLTRPSLPHKLRIKARASGRKGGWNTL, translated from the coding sequence ATGGACGTGGGTCTCTTGGACCTGCCGGAGGCATCTCAGGATCGTAGCAAGACCCTGTGGGGGTGTCGGGGCAGGGCCCCCACTGTGCGTCGGCAGCGGGAGTTCATGCCAGACGAGAAAAAGGACACGGTTTACTGGGAGAAGCGGAGGAAGAACAATGAGGCAGCCAAGAAATCCCGGGAAAAGAGGCGTCTCAATGATGCAGCCATTGAAGACAGGCTGGCTGCACTGATGGAGGAGAACACCCTGCTCAGGGCTGAGCTGCGGGCACTCAAACTTCACTTTGGCCTCCTGCAGCCCACTGCTGGTCCCCGGGCCTTGCCCCTACAGGCTCTGCTATGGGAATCTCCCTGGACTGGGGACCCCCTGCCTGGGGCTGAATGGCTCTCCTCTTTGCCTGCTTCCCATGGCTGCTTATTAAGGCCATGTTCCCTGGATGCTGGGATTCCAGGATGTCAGAGCTGCCTACTGGCTTCTAAGTGGACTGGCCTGGCTGCATCCCCCAGAACCCCCCAGCAGTCTGCATCCTCTGCCCCCAGCAGAATTGACATGGCCTTGCAGACTGCCCTCCCAGCTACTCTCTTCAGCTGTCACCTCTTGGATGGGCAGGTGAGGCCTAGACCAGAGCTCAGGCCCTGCTGGGGGCTGTGGTCACCAATGCTCCCTGGATTCCAGGCCTCAGGGCCTCCAGATATGTTGCTGACATCCACTGATGACCCCATAGGGCTGCCTCCAGGGGTGACCTGCCCTCTTCCAGGGAATAGTTCCGAGGGTCTGACTCGGCCTTCTCTACCCCACAAACTGCGCATCAAAGCCCGAGCCTCTGGCAGGAAAGGTGGCTGGAACACCCTTTGA